The Lactuca sativa cultivar Salinas chromosome 2, Lsat_Salinas_v11, whole genome shotgun sequence genome includes the window tttgaatatgtacagtgtaatattctattagaatatttcacgtatttttaaaaaaaatgggtttttttatttattttttatttaattcaagttccgaaaataatattttaaattttttttttaaagttttttccatttattttgcatttaaatttttttaaaaatatgtcagtgtaatattgtattaaaatatttcacgtattttttaaaaaaaaaacgggattttttttagttaactcaagctccgaaaataatatttaaatatttttttttggatttttccatttattttgcattttaaaattatttttagatttggtctcacggtttcacaaaattagaatggtcttaaATGAATctgaacaatatatatatatatatatatatatatatatatatatatatatatatatatatatatatatatatatatatatatatatatatatatatataatattctgaAATGTGGCATATATATCATATGTCCGGATTTAGagtaagaaaaaaagaaaaaagttgaTGGAATAAAGATTTAGCATTTACCGACAAACCAGCAATGACAAGTCTAAGATATAAATTGATTCAATGGTATAAATGGGCATTTAATTAATATGAAGAATGAACATAAATATGTATCCATCATCGCTAAGCCCTAAGAGGATATGAATCTGAATCTATAGTTGTTGGAAATGGATTTACTGGAATATGAAATGACCTAGTCTGTGATtggagaagaaatattatttggAATAAAATTTAAATCTGAAGAAAATCTTTAGGTGCAGTAGGCAATGGATACCGATATGGATGAATATATTTATTCTCATTTgatattttagagagagaaagctataaattctagagagagagagagagaaagaataatAAGAATAGGATTTTTGTGGGGGACTGCATCGAATCGAGAGCAACCAAAAGAAGATCACGAAATATCTGTGAGTGACCCTGCATCTGATTTCCTCCTCTGTAATTCTTCTatttctctctctatatatacacgtatatacatatattatatatgtatgcatATCCATCGGTGCTCTTGCTAATATATATATCACGCTGCATCACTCATTCATTTTGAATCTGATCATCTTAGAAATCAAGTACTTTAATGGCGTGTAATTATGAAGAAGACGTGCCTCATGTTCTAGCTGTTGATGATAATCTGATCGATCGTAAACTCGTTGAAAAATTGCTCAAAAGTTCTTCCTGCAGAGGTAATTAAATCacaaacattatttcatttttttctcaTATATACTTCACTTAATCATACAATTAGCTTACATACATTTGCTTTTTCTTGATTGCATGTTTGAATCATTGGTAGCAGTTACTACGGCAGAAAATGGGATGAGAGCATTGGAATATTTAGGTTTAAAAGAGCATCATCAACAAAACAATGTGAGTCTCATACATTATATGCATGATATCCATTTTTCCCAGTTATCATTTTCAATAATATCATTGTTCCTTATTGTTTGCTTCATTTCCATTTTTAGTGTGAAAACATGAaagtttagttttattttttcttaGATGAACTAAAGTTGTGTGCTTGATTTTAATGAATTGTAACCCTACGGACTAACACTGTAACGATTGAAATCTACAGGGTTCAAAAGTAAATATGATAATTACAGATTATTGCATGCCGGGAATGACGGGGTATGAGCTTCTTCAGAAAATCAAGGTGATTCTTCATAATTATTGTTATTGATTTTTTGGAATATATTTCGTTTGTCCAAACATAATCAATGATCAACAATTACCATATGTATAGAAGGGTGAATATCGTTTATTGTGTCCCTACCAACAAGGCTTATGACCAATATAATATGGCAACTAGATCACATTTATCATATGTATCTTAGAAAAAGTATTCATAATTTCTATAAAATCATTCTTGTAAGTTGTAATTTGTTATTAAAaacataatgataatattttcTAATCGTTTTTGGCAATACACGTTTTGTTTATTCACATTTCTTGATAAAATTATTTGCAATTAATTGCAACCAGGAATCATCAGTATTGAAGGAAGTTCCTGTAATCATCATGTCATCCGAGAATATTCCGACACGAATCAATGAGTAAGTTCCCTGTCTTTGTTAACCTCACATTATTTCTTTGTTCTTTTAAAGACTAATTAATACCGTATTTAAATGTACAAATTTGAACAAATTAGATGCTTGGAAATGGGGGCACATATGTTCATGTTGAAGCCTTTGAAGTTATCCGACGTGAAGAAGTTAAGACATCAATTAACAAATGTGGAAGTTGAAAAACGTTGATAAGAGCCACTTACGTTGATTAATGCTAGCGATTTTTGGTTTTTGTCTGTTTGGGTTTTCTGTCTTCTTCTAAATGCATCATGAAGAATAGTAGGGTTAGTTAATTTGGGATATTTAGTATGATTACAATTGTTGAACTCGGTTGTTGTATTTTGTAGCATGTTAATTAAATTTGTTTGTTTCGACACAATTAGCCCTCTCACTTCTAAAAGAACCGTCCATGACAACTACTATTTCTTGTTAAAAATGCAACACCGTCTACTAAATGTCTAACTATATTTAGCTACAACTAATGTCTAACTATAAACATGCAACCTCACACTAATGCATGATACACTAATGCTGCCTTAATAGTTAGAGACTCGATGATGATAGATATGTATGTGTTGAATCATAAAGGTGCGGGACTTTGGCTCTAATACCATATAAGATATATGTGGAGCCCAAACCGTCTCTCCAAAAGAGCCTCTTTATGGAGAGAAGGGAGACTCCAACATATATAACACTTAGGTAGCGTTTGATATATGGACTAGAATGAACAAGACTGGACTGCACTGAACAAGACAGGACTGGACTGAAGAGGACTGTATTGGATTGAACATTATAAATTATCTGTGAGGCATTTGGTAGCACAAAGATAGAACATAACCTGAAGTTAAAATGACCAAATTACCCTTAAAGgtaacatatctatgtaatatatatatatatatatatatatatatatatatatatatatatatatatatatatatatatacacacacacacacacatagagagagagagagagaaatgttcCGTTGAGATTTAAAAAAAGTAGAGATCTTGAGAGTCAACTTCAGCCACATATTTCATATCTGTCGCTCTAACCCTCCGGCGTATCGGTGTGACAGACCTGTTAtaattataaatgattatatagcgTCGCATGTTCTTTTCTCCTCCGCCGCCatcgccaccaccactaccaccgccTTTGACACCAACCGACTCCACCACTGCCACCTCCGTCACTTATATCACCGCCATTTCTGCCACTACCACATCCTCTACCACCAACTGTCATAAGTATATATAATTACTCAatctgtgaatatatatatatatatatatatatatatatatatatatatatatatatatatatatatatatatatatatatatatatatatatatgtcaagcTATACTTACAAACACAAAAAACAAATGGGTAATCGAtaaatttgaagaaaaaaaacacATTTGACGAAAATTATAGGTTCTATGTGGATAtgatttaaaattatatatatatatatatatatatatatatatatatatatatatatatatacacacacagaataggtgtgaaacccgtgtattatacgggtttaaaaaaaagtttaatataaaattaaaagcattacatattttttaaaataatatgtttatataaatacaaatagtataataaataaagtaagtaatttaatatataatgTAAGATATTTGAAAGATTGTATATCATTTATTatgtaatttaataaaattatctACTCACATATATAAATCTCATTAAAATATGGATTTTAAATTcaagaaaatgacaagtggaaaaaaataattcaaaaacttttaaaaaagacatgtgacaaaatcaatgagaacatgacatttggcaaaattgattttcatttattaggttatatatatatatatatatatatatatatatatatatatatatatatatatatatatatatatatatatatatatatatatactagacgaattcccgcgcgttgcgcagtgaagattaaaaatatattgttaaaatattgaaaaatatatgtttaaaatggttatgttattgatattaaatttgagataatatttttacacacacacataatgtctattattttaaacaataatattcattgacatcaacccacatttatcattaatagaattaaatataattatctatttattattatttttaacaattattattattgattaattatatttttacttatgcgatcattttctaatttcaataatgatgttcatttaaaatacaatttatctatagctaaatttaatttataatttgatgttattaccATTTAAAATTTGTATCCATTAGTTTTAAatcacttattattaataataagttaacaaagacttttaagaaacacttaatattattattaaaatatgaaacatacactaaatagtaaagtgataagatagacaatttgcatttcaaaatagacttacatggataatatgacatatccatgtaatttgattttttttatttataattattgtttattaattttaaaataacttgttattattaataagtgaaagaaacttttaaaaaacacttattgttataattaaaatgttaaacataattaaaaaataaagtgataagatagacaatttgcatttaaaaaaaatgcttacatggataatatgacatatccatgatttttaattaattattgttttgaaaCAACATGAACATACACACATGTatataatagttaattaaatattatatatatatatatatgtatatatatatatatatatatatatatatatatatatatatatatatatatatatatatatatatatcatcttccATAAgatatgatcgataacatgaatctaatctaatttacattaaaatttcaaccacaacatacaatgatattcttaaaagaatacttaaatcaagaaaatacaaaaaagaattcGTATATAActaacttacaaattaaaaacttcaacataataacctggctcgaaaaattgttcaaagcCTCAAACCAAGACaaaaaaactttaaacttgttttctttgtgaatttttatgtgatttgtatttgtgtgtctactaaAAAATATTGATCTCTTTATAGTAGAGtatccattaattgtttattaaatttattatataagttataaaacctttgaattgttaatcattattaaaaGACTTTTAAGTGGTATTCATTAAaataggaggtttcaaatgcatgaggttgaAGGAAAAATGttaactttataagtatatatatatatatatatatatatatatatatatatatatatataaagagaaagTAAATAGGTAATTGATGAAGTTACTTAATTCTCTTAATAGTGATGACGAAAAAGGGTGTTAGGCCTAGAAAgatccaaaaccaaaaccataagtAAAATAAAATCTTTGTATTTAGTCGTTTTATAGTGTGGAAATTACTTAGCCATCTAGATTAATACTTCATTTTCAGTTATTCTGTTTCTCCCAAACTACATAGTCCCTTTGACCACTGTATTCTTATCATGATCTCGTCTTCCGCCTCCCCGACTCCTATTTTTTCCATTTTGTCATATGCACTTGCTATGACTTTATATGTTCCACTCCTAACTTTTACTTTTGCCTTTTATCTACCAAACTCATACTTTTTCAATATGTTTAGTGTTTCAACCTTACCTAACAcgacatatttcaaggtataTCCCTAACACGAAATCTTAAACGGACCCAAcacaaaaataaacgggttgacaagaaaagacacactaattaaatgggtcgggttaTGGTCAAACAGTTTCAACCCGTTTGCTGTTTTGACAAAACAGGAACCCGCACGACATGACACAGTTTCCATGTCTACCTACAAATCTTCTAAGAGTATTTAATAGATAAATTAGCTTAGTAACACATGAGAGGTTTTAGATAACATAATGAATATATTAAAATTTGTaattcattttattgtatttgtgTATGCTAACTATGATCGTATTTACATAAGAGAACTTGTTGGCAAGGACAGAGCTTTGTTAGGGCGAGGGGGGCTATTGTTGGTACATGCCCTTGAAAACACACactgatagcttattttattttcttattttttttattagtttattttagatttttagctctttttattagtattgcattgtatattctatattttctttatcatggatcgtaTCTGGGACTTTTTATTTTGCATGAGGAATTTTGCAGGGTTTTGGAGCTCGTTGCGGTTGCGGTTTGACTAGAGACGGGCTTAGTGGGAACTCGGGGCATTGTTGGGCTTGGCGGATCCATAAAAGGAGATTTGGGCCTTAAGAGTTACAGACTTGGATATTTTGGACTTGTGAAGATGGGTTATAAACTTTTATTTTGGGCTTGGAGTATCCATTTTTGtagctaaatgatgattggttgGTTTAAATCATATGGATATGGAGGGGACCAAAGGAATCattggtagtggaagggtggagtggaGGAATGGGGAGCCAATAGCATTACACCAACACTCGCGCGGGTACCCACAcaactgcccagtttgggcattttggtcatttggcacacCATAACCTTAGGGGATCAGATTTAGCAGCCATACTCTCGATTTTACACCATTGGAGAGctgaagtgtcacaccccaaaaccaagaacggcggaaacgttctgggacggaggacgtcatgtacagtatcacaacaatgaaaagtagtaaacaagcaacaacatcatccattgcattaataatataattttaatacaagtgtgttctgtcaacatataatagacactaaagaataaatcaaaatgaaagatgcgtcttgaacgagcaccatcttccctgaaccttgcatcggtacttgtctatggttgacctgaggatacaagttattttgaaagagagtatcagctttaaagctggtgagatcataagtattttagtgtcttaatttgtatgtaagtatttgtatgtatatgaactgtaagtattgagaatgtatatgaactgtaagtataaaaatgttttgtaaaacaactgtaaacgtttaaaaaccctagaaatccctatgattcctactattatataagggtgtcttctaccaagacctaactgctctgaatgtagccttctaccaagacctaactgctctgaatgtagccttctaccaagacctaactgctctgcatgttcgtttcttgtaaaagtgtgtaattttctcaagtgtaattatcattaacaaaatatattttttacatttaatgtttaagtgaaaagatcactaaatatatgtaaagggcaaattaatgtagtactgtagtgttgtattataggaactactgttgtactaactaccttaaaccggatttatattaaggcatcatgtgattaattgtaccatactatctactgggtaacaacgacaaatgtaggtcgtaaaaaggtatgacgtttggcacccgcagacctgcaggtccggctgtagctagcagcaaggtgtaggatagtcaatccagtatagatctatacgcaaactcatgctctccctccaagagactctggctacaactcgggccatgacatttaaggcatgctttgatacagtggatcacaattatgtcaacgtattcatgtatatgtaatgtactgaaatgttctacgtgtgctagctgtaacgtgtgttctctctctatctagcaagaatggtaatgtactgtaatgttctagctgtaatgtatgatCTCTCTATCTAGTAagaatagtaatgtactgtaatgttctagcagtAATGTATGATCTCTCTATCTAGTAAGAacagtaatgtattgtaatgttctagttgtaatgtatgATCTCTCTATCTAGTAagaatagtaatgtactgtaatgttctagctgtattgtatgttctctctatctagcaagtattgactcatgaatgaactgactcattgaatgatatcgcgttctagtaatagttctagtatcttcctaaactacctatatggtagcttactagtaatctaattggtacgtatggacatggatgtatacccttgctacccaagggcattggatgaactggaaggacatttatgactatatatgtacctatgatatataactaatatttaaacaaccttcggacggatacccgatatcccaccagaccacatctcaagcgcgaaaaggaaatagggtggatagccttcctaag containing:
- the LOC111884011 gene encoding two-component response regulator ARR17, whose protein sequence is MACNYEEDVPHVLAVDDNLIDRKLVEKLLKSSSCRVTTAENGMRALEYLGLKEHHQQNNGSKVNMIITDYCMPGMTGYELLQKIKESSVLKEVPVIIMSSENIPTRINECLEMGAHMFMLKPLKLSDVKKLRHQLTNVEVEKR